Proteins found in one Deinococcus apachensis DSM 19763 genomic segment:
- a CDS encoding WecB/TagA/CpsF family glycosyltransferase → MITWAQAGGPRRVHAANVHMVMEGVDDPNFQAVTNSADLVTPDGMPLVWGLKLLGVRDAERVYGPTLTLHVCEAAAKAGVPIGLYGGTPESLGDFRAFLERQFPGIQVACTIAPPFRPLTPEEDAEDVRQILASGARILFVGIGCPKQEWWMYRHRDRLPLTMLGVGAAFDFHSGRVRQAPGAMQRLGLEWLFRLAMEP, encoded by the coding sequence GTGATCACCTGGGCGCAGGCCGGGGGCCCCCGCCGGGTCCACGCCGCCAACGTCCACATGGTCATGGAGGGAGTGGACGACCCCAACTTCCAGGCCGTCACCAACTCCGCCGACTTGGTCACGCCCGACGGGATGCCGCTCGTCTGGGGGTTGAAGCTGCTGGGGGTCCGGGACGCCGAGCGGGTCTACGGCCCCACCCTGACCCTGCATGTCTGCGAGGCGGCAGCCAAAGCGGGGGTGCCCATCGGGTTGTACGGCGGCACGCCCGAGAGCCTGGGGGACTTCCGGGCTTTCCTGGAGCGCCAGTTCCCCGGCATCCAGGTGGCCTGCACGATTGCCCCGCCCTTCCGCCCGCTGACGCCCGAGGAGGACGCCGAGGACGTCCGGCAGATCCTCGCCTCCGGGGCCCGCATCCTTTTCGTGGGGATCGGCTGCCCGAAGCAGGAGTGGTGGATGTACCGTCACCGCGACCGGCTGCCCCTCACCATGCTGGGGGTGGGCGCGGCCTTCGACTTCCACTCGGGGCGGGTCCGGCAGGCACCCGGGGCGATGCAGCGCCTGGGGCTGGAGTGGCTCTTCCGGCTGGCGATGGAGCCC